The following DNA comes from Tunturibacter psychrotolerans.
CAGAAGCAGAGCCGGTGGCTGGGTCTTCGCCAAAACGGTCAATATTGCGCGCGCGAAGGCAGACCTTAGGATCACCGGTTTCTCGGGTAACGTAGTGGAAGTCAAGAGCGTTCTCGCCCGCCGTCTGCGAGTATGCATCATTCCCACACCTGCTCCTCTAACTCTAGGGGACGCTCTTATGGCCAATGCAGTGCATACCAAACTCGCTCTTGAAAACAGAAGACGTCCGCATCCTCGAGATCACCCTGCCGCCGCACTCCCGCGAAGAGATGCACACGGACGCGTGGGCCGCCATAGCGTATGTGGACCAGCCGGCGCAGGTCCGTCACTTCACCCCCGATCATCCGCCTGCAGCTCAGCCCACTTCGGCTACAGGAGTGATCCGAATCCAGCCGGAGGGTCTGCACGCGGATGAGAACTTTTCCGATACCCCCATCCATTTGTTCCGCATTGAACTCAAACACGCGCTGCAAGAACAGTCTGGAACTGTCTCACCGGTCGTCAATTGAGTGATAAATCGCCGATGCGCTCATTGAGGACGGACCTGTGAAGGTAGGCGACTTGGGATCATTGATCTGCCGGTCTGGTCGCGGGATATCACGATGTCTCTCGGCCCTTCATCCCTGCTCATTGCACCGCTTCTCGGAGATGCGATTCTTTAAGGCCGAGAGCCCTGGATGAGAATATTCACGAAAAGGCGTGCCTTTGCCGGCCAATCGTCGGTGCTGCCCGCGCTCGAGACCCCATAGATCGCACGCAGCATGTCCATTGGATCGACATCTGGCCGGAGATCTCCGCTTGCAACTGCGCGACTTGCCAGCGCATTGGAAGCTTCCTCCATGATGCGAGTGCTCTGCCGATATACCTGCGAAGGGCCGCCGACCATTGCATCCAACGCCGGGGCTATGATCTTTTTCGCGGCAATGTAGTCGATGAAGACCAGCATCCAGGCCCGGAGCGCTTCGACAGGTGATAACTCGGCGGAGAGCTTTCTCTGTGCCTCAGCCAGCTTCTCGACCTCGCTGATATAGACAGCGGCCAAGAGGTCATCGCGCGAAGCAAAGTGACGGTAGAGCGTTCCCGGTCCGATCTTGGCGCGCTTAGCGATCTCGTCCATGCTGGACTCTCCGCCTCGGCGGGTGAAGACGTGCTTCGCGACTTCTAGAATCCGTTCACGGTTACGCTGCGCGTCGGCTCTGGGCTTGCGAACGGCTTTTTGTACGGCTGGAGTTTTCATCGAGCTTTCTGAATCCGGAGGGGCTCTCCGATAATCTATTTTGCATAACGGAGATTAACTCCGTTTTATTCCAGGCTGAGGCCGGTGTCAAAGATTTGTATTGGAGAGTGCAGCATGGCAGCGAAATTTGGAGCGAATTCTACGACGGAAGAGGTCCTCGCAGGGGTTGATCTCAAGGGTAAGCGAGTTTTGGTGACGGGGGTATCCGCGGGGCTCGGTGTGGAGACAGCCCGTGCGTTGGTAGCACATGGGGCCGATGTCGTCGGGGCAGCGCGTGACCTGGAGAAAGCACGTCGGGCGACATCTGAAGTCAGTAAGGCCGCCGCGGCGGCAGGCGCAAGTTTCGAGCTGGTTGAGGTGGACCTTGCCAGCCTGGAGAGCGTGCGTGCTGCTGCGGACAAGCTGATTGACGACGGCCGCTTATTCGATGTGATCATCGCCAACGCCGGTGTGATGGCGACACCGTTAGGCAAGACAAAGGATGGTTTCGAAACGCAGTTCGGAACCAACCACCTGGGCCACTTCGTCTTTGTAAACCGAATTGCGAAGCTGATCAAGAACGGCGGACGCCTGGTCAACCTCTCTTCCTCGGGACACCGGTTCAGCAATGTGGATCTGAACGATCCCAACTTTGAGACGACGCCGTACCAACCCTTCGTGGCTTACGGGCGTTCGAAGACCGCGAACATCCTCTTCGCGGTCGAGTTCGATCGCCATCATCATAACCGTGGCGTGCGCGCCACCGCTGTACATCCTGGGGGCATACAGACCGAGCTTGCCCGACACATGGATCCGGGTAGCCTGGAGCAGATGGTCGACCAGATCAATCAACAGGCCGCAGCAGCGGGCAAAGAATCGTTCCAGTTCAAATCAGTTCCTCAAGGGGCCGCCACCTCGGTATGGGCAGCTGTCGTTGCGGCCGCCGAAGAGGTGGGAGGACGGTATTGCGAGAACTGCCATGTAAGTGAGGTCGTCGCAGATGATGCAACGCTGGGCTTGCTTGACGAAGGAGTGCGCGGATACGCTCTCGATCTGGAGAACGCAAAGGCTCTCTGGAAGAAGAGCGAAGAGTTGGTCGGCGAAACCTTCGCGTAAACGGTGAGTGAGACCACAGGATCCTCTCCACCTGGAAGGAACCTGCGGTCTCCACCTCACCTTACGCAGTTGACTCAAGGGATGTAGCACAGATGGTCACTGCAATAGAGAGGGCGATGAATACGGGTATCAATCTGGACCAGATTGGCGACATCAACGAGTGCATTGGCCTGTTGGCAACAACTGAGATCGAAGTTTCCAAGTTGTCGGGAACCGGTCACTAGCTCGGAATCCATAACGGCGCGAAATTAGGAAATAGCAGCGAGATAGCGTTCCGCCGAACGACTCACGATTTCCTTTGCATTTTTGGTCAGGAATTGGCCAATAAACGCACCGTGCAATCTCTCAAACGAGTATGGATTCAGGGCGGCGACGATACCTTGGATCGCTGCACGGTTGAGAGGTATGTAGTTGGGATAGCTGTACATGAAGGTGACCCAATTACGGTCCATGCACACATCGGGCTGATCACCGGCCAGCAGTACGCCGTTTCCATCGCGTGAGCGCGACCAATGCATAACTTGAAACCCGTCGAAATGCCCCCCCGTTTTAATCAGGGTCAAGTTTGGCGTCAGGCGCTTCACCTCTCCGCTCCAGAAGCGAATCGAGGGATCGGGGTGCATAACCCACTGACGATTCAATTCGTGAAGATGGATGGGAGCGTCCTCAAAGACTCGGCTCCACTCAACCATCGTCGTGTAGAAGTGAGGATGAGATATTGCGATGGCCGAGATTCCGCCGAGCCGTCGAATCTCCGCTTTAGTCTTCTCGTCGAGAAGGGCGACACAATCCCACAACACATTCCCTTCGGTTGTTTTGACAAGAAATGCGCGCTGGCTAATGGCAAAGTTGGGCTTGGTATGGATCGAAAACACCCCGGGCTCCTCTTCAGTGATCTCGTTTTCATGTGTCTTACTCAGTTCGTCGAGCGTCGTCCATTGCTGACCGTTCCAGCCAACATATTGCCGGGAGTCTTGGCAAATTGGACACGCCGGCGGAGGATGCACGGCCGAGGGGAATTGTGTCCCGCAGGTGACGCAAAGCCACGCAGTGCCGCGGTCCTGCGGTTCCGGTTGCGCACTAGAATCTGCAAGCGCGACGAGAGCGCCCGTCAGACCAACTGTCGCAGTGCCTAAGAAATCACGACGATTCATTGAACCTCCTTTTTCACCGCAACCAATCGTGAGACAGAGAAACGCTTCGTGGCCCAGAAGCCACATCACAAGAAACCTCGCGGGAGGGACAATATCGATCCCTCGCATAATTCAAGACTAATCGCCGAGTCGGTCATCGAGCGCTTCGGCAAATGCCGAGCCTGCGCGATCCCCTAAAGAGCAATCCAGCGGTAGCCATGTGGTGCGAAAACGCGATCTGTTTGGGCCCGTTCAAAAGGTCCAGAAAAGGTCCAATAAGGGGATTTTTTCGGGTAATCAGTGGCGTAGAGTGTGGGTCTGTGCCATCTGTTTCAAGGAGTTGCGTGATGTTGCCGAAATGCACAGGAAGCATTAATAAAATGTTTTTCGATCGATCTTGCTTATTTGTGAAACTTGCATCGGAGCTAGAGTTTTGCGAAGGACCAAAAAGGTCCAGTAACCGAATGCGAATCAATTGGTGAATGGCGCCAAACAATGCTGCCTGTGACCGCATAGGTACGCCACCGGTCAGGATTCGCTCCAAAATTCTCTGTCGATGAAGTCATGACCAGTCGGTCCTCCCCAGGAAGATCCGTCTTTCTTTGAGATTAGTCACCTCTTGTAGGGAGGATGTCTCTCCCTGGCTCGGTTCCGTTCCGCTCTCGCTGCATCTGCTACGTGCTGTAGGCGCCAGGCTAAACTAGATTGCCGCGACTTATTTTAATCAATCTGCGAGAAGATGATCCAGAACAAGACATTCCGTCTTGTGACCACATTTCGGAGTCGACGTTAGCCGCCCGGAGGCGCCCGTGGCCAATCTGTCTCTAATCAAGCACATCATCGTGGTAATGTTCGAAAACCGCTCGTTCGACAATATGCTGGGATGGCTCTATCCAGATAGAGAGCCGCAGCCCAGGCGCCCCACCTATGCTGCTTCAATGAGTGCAAATCAGAAGCTGATCTCGAGTACTGTGCGTCCAAGGCCGTCAGCTGGCAGGAATATCCCATGACAATGTTGCGACTAGCCCTGAACGTCCTCGTTGCGTGTTGTCTCATTTGGCGGCCCTTAGGCGAAGGACAGGTTGGAGCCCAGCGGCCGGTCGACACGTCGCCACACAAAGCGCTCCTGACCGGTAACAGTTTTGAAACGAATCAGACTGAGGGACGATCCGAGCGGCCCAGTGGATACGCGGGAGATTCCCCTTGTGAAGCATGCCATCGATACGAGGTCTCTACCTATCAACGGACAGCACACTTTCTGACGTCGCGGCCTGGGGACCAGAGGTCGATTCTGGGATCTTTCAATGAGGGATTTAACCAACTGAAGATCTCTGAACCTGCTCCCGTGATAGGGGATCCGGGGCTGTCTTACAAGATGGAATTTACAGGCGCCGGATTCTATATGACCGCCCTGACTGGCTTCCCTGGGAAGATTCACAACTGACTACGACCTATCACAATGTCTTACAAGCGTCGCGTCGCTGGCAAAGGTACTCGAAAGATATCCAACTGAAAGAATGGGCCAGTGGACATTCGTGCTAGCAGGTTCAGCACCCTGGAGGCAGACGGTAAAGGAGTTGGGCGGGGACACGGAATCGCCCGCATCACAGTGTTGAAAGATGAACTCTTTGAAACCGCGGATTCTCGACAGGCGATGGTAGCTCGCAGATTTGGACTGCCACCGGGAAGTATCCTCGACTATGCGGTCACACATGAGATGGGCCACGCAATATGCGGGGAATACCAGGATAACCTCGCTGATAAGTATGGATTCGATCTGCGACGAGGGATTGCTCCGACGTGTGCAACTGATCGAAAGCGATCTTCCAGTCGGTAGAACGCCATTATCGGCGCTAGACTTTCCAGATTTCTGGGTCCTGGGCGGATTACGGGCAATCCGGAAGTAATACCGCACCTCCCGAAAAGTCACCTTCTCGGCAACTTCGCTCCTGACGTTTCTCAAAACCCCGTTTTTCGCGCACTACAAGACGGGCAGCGCTGACAGCAACGGCACATTCAGATATTTGCAGAGACCTTAGAGCTTGGCTGTGCTGTCTTTATCTCTTGTGCAGCGATTTAGTCACGCTTCCAGCGATCATCCGCGCGCAGAATATATTGCCTTACGACATAACTCCAGGGGATGAGGGGAATGAAAATGACGACTACGAGAACTGCCTGGATATCACTGGCCGCAGGAGGGGTCACCTGGTGAGCGAGCCACAGCGGCAGAGCGAATGCGAGAAGGTAGATCGCTTTCCAGATGAGCTCGAATAGCAGCAATGGGATCATCTGCACCGGATAGCGGAGTCCGAGAACCGCAGTCAGTCCGAGACCTGCGAATAAGGAGAGTTGAACGCCATGGGCAACGGCTTGCTCCGGGCTGTGGTGAACGACGGTCGGCCAGATGACGAGACCAAGGCCTACGGCGAGGATCAGATAGCAAAGCCGCAAAGTGTAAAGGCGAAGGAGTGAAACTTCGTGCATGGGGTACCTCGGCTTTTCCAAGCGATCATCTTGGAGAGCCTAAATTGCCCTGACGTAATATGTACAGCTGTGCCTTTGTTCCGAAATGCGGGCATGGGAGGAATGATGAGGATCATTGAATATTGCTGCTAGTCTTCTGGTTCTAGCGGGAGTCATTTGGTTCCTGCAAGGGATCAATGTACTGCCTGGTAGTTTCCTGACTGGACAGACAAGGTGGCGGTTTATGGTGGTATAGCCATTGCAGTGGGTATCGTTTTATTGCTGAGAGCTAACCGGCCGCGAAAAGAGCGCTGATCCAGTGTGAAGTTGCCGATAGCCCGTTCCAAGGAACTACGGAACGCCACTTGTCCGACAAGCCGACTATACAAACAAGTGAATTCCGCGCATTTGTCGGAGAGTGACTCGGCGATTGAGCAGTTCTTAGCGATTTAGCACTTATTGACCGGCTCTTGCGATCAACTTCTGAGTTGCCCACCACTCGCCCAGAGTGGGTAAATAGCCGACTCGGCTCAACCAGCGGAGATAGCTCGTGACAGTAACAACGTTGTCAGGAGTAACCTGACGAGCAGGACATCAATTATGCCGATCTTTTCCAAGGTCTTAATCAGAGCCCTTCTTCTTATCGTCGTTCTAGCAACACCTGCTATCACGCTGGCACAAAGTCCTACGGCTTCGACGGAATCCGGCGCGATATCCGGGGTGCACGAAAGCGGATTGAATGTCTACAAAGGCATTCCATTCGCTGCCCCTCCGGTCGGCGACTTGCGTTGGCGGCCTCCGGCACATGTTGCATCCTGGACTGGCACGCGTAAGGCCGATGCGTTTGCCCCGGCGTGTATGCAAACGGGTGTGTCCATGCCAGGCGAGACGCCGCCGGCAGTGAGTGAGGATTGTCTCTACCTCAACATCTGGACGCCGGCGAAGAATGGACAGGCGAAGCTGCCAGTGATCGTCTGGATATACGGCGGTGGCTACATCAACGGGTCGGCCTCGATGCCTTTGTACTGGGGCGACAAACTCGCGCACAAAGGCGTGATCGTGGTCACGATCGCGTATCGGCTGGGACCGCTTGGCTTTCTTGCGCATCCGGAGCTCACACGCGAGTCCCGCACCATTCATCGGGAAACTACGGCCTGATGGACCAGATGGCCGCGCTCGAATGGATCCAGAAGGACATTGCGGCGTTTGGCGGTGATCCGGAGAATGTAACCATCGCCGGTCAATCCTCTGGGTCAATGTCGGTGAGCATGCTGATGGCTTCGCCGCTGGCGAAGGGCTTGTTTCAGCACGCGATTGGAGAGAGCGGGGGTCTGTTTGAGCCGCTTCAGCTCGCGCCAAAGTTTCTGCTGCCCAATGCAGAACGCGGCGGAGAGAAGTATGCCGTTTCGCTGGGTGCTACATCGCTTCAGGAACTGCGCGGTCTGCCGGCCGCCAAGTTTACTGGCGACGGAGGCGGCATTGTTCATGCGGTGATCGAACCTTATGTGCTGCCTGTTTCGCCCTACGAGGCGTTCGCTGCGGGGCAGCAGAATGATGTGCCGTTGTTGATAGGTTCGTATGCCGACGAGGCGCGTGCGTTGACGGCCATGTGAAGGCCGCCACGTTCGACAGCGACATTGACCACAGCTTCGGGCAGCTTCCGCCTGCGCTTATTGCAGCGTATCCTCACGCTACTGACGAAGAGGCGCGGCAGGCGCGGCTCGGCTTCGAGCGCAACTTACGGGCTTGGGCGAGATTGCAAGCAGGTACTAGACAGAAGCCTGTCTACTACTATTCGTTTCGACAGAAGCCGCCGTTTCCGGCGGGCTCGCTGTACGCGGGTTGGGGCGCGAGCCACTTCGCTGAACTGTGGTATGTCTTCGACCATCTGAATCAAGAGCCATGGCGCTGGACCAAGGCA
Coding sequences within:
- a CDS encoding TetR/AcrR family transcriptional regulator yields the protein MKTPAVQKAVRKPRADAQRNRERILEVAKHVFTRRGGESSMDEIAKRAKIGPGTLYRHFASRDDLLAAVYISEVEKLAEAQRKLSAELSPVEALRAWMLVFIDYIAAKKIIAPALDAMVGGPSQVYRQSTRIMEEASNALASRAVASGDLRPDVDPMDMLRAIYGVSSAGSTDDWPAKARLFVNILIQGSRP
- a CDS encoding SDR family NAD(P)-dependent oxidoreductase, which gives rise to MAAKFGANSTTEEVLAGVDLKGKRVLVTGVSAGLGVETARALVAHGADVVGAARDLEKARRATSEVSKAAAAAGASFELVEVDLASLESVRAAADKLIDDGRLFDVIIANAGVMATPLGKTKDGFETQFGTNHLGHFVFVNRIAKLIKNGGRLVNLSSSGHRFSNVDLNDPNFETTPYQPFVAYGRSKTANILFAVEFDRHHHNRGVRATAVHPGGIQTELARHMDPGSLEQMVDQINQQAAAAGKESFQFKSVPQGAATSVWAAVVAAAEEVGGRYCENCHVSEVVADDATLGLLDEGVRGYALDLENAKALWKKSEELVGETFA
- a CDS encoding MBL fold metallo-hydrolase; the protein is MNRRDFLGTATVGLTGALVALADSSAQPEPQDRGTAWLCVTCGTQFPSAVHPPPACPICQDSRQYVGWNGQQWTTLDELSKTHENEITEEEPGVFSIHTKPNFAISQRAFLVKTTEGNVLWDCVALLDEKTKAEIRRLGGISAIAISHPHFYTTMVEWSRVFEDAPIHLHELNRQWVMHPDPSIRFWSGEVKRLTPNLTLIKTGGHFDGFQVMHWSRSRDGNGVLLAGDQPDVCMDRNWVTFMYSYPNYIPLNRAAIQGIVAALNPYSFERLHGAFIGQFLTKNAKEIVSRSAERYLAAIS
- a CDS encoding alkaline phosphatase family protein; translated protein: MANLSLIKHIIVVMFENRSFDNMLGWLYPDREPQPRRPTYAASMSANQKLISSTVRPRPSAGRNIP
- a CDS encoding carboxylesterase family protein encodes the protein MPIFSKVLIRALLLIVVLATPAITLAQSPTASTESGAISGVHESGLNVYKGIPFAAPPVGDLRWRPPAHVASWTGTRKADAFAPACMQTGVSMPGETPPAVSEDCLYLNIWTPAKNGQAKLPVIVWIYGGGYINGSASMPLYWGDKLAHKGVIVVTIAYRLGPLGFLAHPELTRESRTIHRETTA
- a CDS encoding carboxylesterase family protein — encoded protein: MDQMAALEWIQKDIAAFGGDPENVTIAGQSSGSMSVSMLMASPLAKGLFQHAIGESGGLFEPLQLAPKFLLPNAERGGEKYAVSLGATSLQELRGLPAAKFTGDGGGIVHAVIEPYVLPVSPYEAFAAGQQNDVPLLIGSYADEARALTAM
- a CDS encoding carboxylesterase family protein; the protein is MKAATFDSDIDHSFGQLPPALIAAYPHATDEEARQARLGFERNLRAWARLQAGTRQKPVYYYSFRQKPPFPAGSLYAGWGASHFAELWYVFDHLNQEPWRWTKADRRMAEEMSSYWVNFAKSGNPNGPSLPGWPAFTTADSNVLYIGDPTTIGGVANINSLSVFDTVYSDLRGSRLAPVVSVARRRLE